From the Leucobacter tenebrionis genome, one window contains:
- a CDS encoding multifunctional oxoglutarate decarboxylase/oxoglutarate dehydrogenase thiamine pyrophosphate-binding subunit/dihydrolipoyllysine-residue succinyltransferase subunit, with translation MAERTETTGQAGLSGDFGANEWLVDELWKQYQVDKNAVDRSWWPVLEQYGREAGQQTDARPAEARPAPAAQPATNAQAAPASPPTTPVPTSTQPARTTNAAPREAPIPADAPHKATRAEATDQQEDKVTPLRGMSRTLSKNMDQSLTVPTATSVRTIPAKLLIDNRIVINNHLRRSRGGKVSFTHLIGWALIQSLKEFPSQNVAYAEIDGKPSIVAPAHIGLGIAIDVPKPDGTRSLLVPSIKRAETLDFNEYLSAYEDLVKRARDNKLGAADFQGTTISLTNPGGIGTVHSVPRLMQGQGSIIGAGALEYPAEFQGASEETLVRLGISKTITLTSTYDHRVIQGAGSGEFLKLVHERLTGGHGFYEEIFAALRIPYKPVRWATDIHVDVSGAVDKTARVQELINSFRVRGHLMADVDPLEYVQRTHPDLEIENHGLTFWDLDREFVTGGIGGKRTMKLRDILGVLRDSYCRKIGIEYMHIQDPEQRLWLRGQLEVPYAKPSHDEQMRILEKLNEAEAFETFLQTKYVGQKRFSLEGGESVIPLLDAMLIDAAEDGVDSVDIGMAHRGRLNILSNIAGKTYGQIFREFEGAQSQKGGSGDVKYHLGTNGVFTAPNGAQVPIYLAANPSHLETVDGVLEGIVRAKQDLKPIGSFTTLPILIHGDAAMAGQGVVYETLQMSQLRGYRTGGTIHIIINNQVGFTTLPLDSRSGVYSSEIGKVVQAPIFHVNGDDPESVVRVAKLAYEYRQRFHVDVIIDLVCYRRRGHNEGDDPSMTQPLMTDLIEAKRSTRRLYTSALVGRGDITEEEYEKAKQDFQDRLEVAFQETHAAQTGSIPIVGSGGIAEVGEVGGPGPAPLETAVDRAVVERVGDAFANKPEGFTVHQKLQQLLNKRVEMSREGGIDWGFGELIALGSLLMEGTAVRLVGQDARRGTFAQRHAVFHDRANGQEWIPLLNLSDEQARFWIYDSLLSEYAALAFEYGYSLQREDALVLWEAQFGDFANTAQAVIDEYIAAAEQKWGQRSSVVMLLPHGYEGQGPDHSSARIERYLQLCAEDNMIVARPSTPANYFHLLRRQAYARPRKPLIVFTPKQMLRLRGATSAVEDFTTGTFQPVLDDPKIENRQAVQRVLLVSGKTYYDLRNALEKNPDPRVALVRIEQYYPVPKVQLGRVLTQYPGAELVWVQDEPENQGAWPFVSLELSKYLANDLIRVVSRPASAAPSTGSAKVHAVEQEELIARALRFDDES, from the coding sequence TTGGCGGAGCGCACGGAGACCACCGGACAGGCTGGTCTCTCAGGAGATTTCGGTGCAAACGAGTGGCTCGTCGACGAGCTGTGGAAGCAGTATCAAGTCGACAAGAACGCTGTGGATCGGTCATGGTGGCCGGTGCTCGAGCAGTACGGTCGCGAGGCGGGTCAGCAGACCGACGCCCGACCTGCCGAGGCTCGGCCTGCGCCGGCCGCGCAGCCCGCGACGAACGCGCAGGCCGCCCCCGCCTCTCCGCCGACCACGCCGGTCCCCACCTCGACGCAGCCCGCGCGCACCACCAACGCCGCCCCTCGCGAGGCTCCGATCCCCGCAGACGCCCCTCACAAGGCGACCCGGGCCGAGGCCACGGATCAGCAGGAGGACAAGGTCACCCCCCTGCGCGGCATGTCGCGCACGCTCTCCAAGAACATGGATCAGAGCCTCACGGTCCCCACCGCGACCAGCGTGCGCACGATCCCCGCGAAGCTGCTGATCGACAACCGCATCGTCATCAACAACCACCTCCGCCGCAGCCGCGGCGGCAAGGTCTCCTTCACCCACCTCATCGGCTGGGCGCTGATCCAGTCCCTGAAGGAGTTCCCCAGCCAGAACGTCGCCTACGCGGAGATCGACGGCAAGCCGTCGATCGTCGCCCCCGCGCACATCGGCCTCGGGATCGCCATCGACGTGCCCAAGCCCGACGGCACCCGCTCGCTGCTGGTTCCCTCGATCAAGCGCGCCGAGACGCTCGACTTCAACGAGTACCTCTCGGCCTATGAAGACCTGGTGAAGCGCGCTCGCGACAACAAGCTCGGCGCGGCCGACTTCCAGGGCACCACGATCTCGCTCACCAACCCCGGCGGCATCGGCACCGTGCACTCGGTACCCCGCCTGATGCAGGGGCAGGGCTCCATCATCGGCGCCGGCGCGCTCGAGTACCCCGCAGAGTTCCAGGGCGCCTCCGAGGAGACGCTCGTGCGGCTCGGCATCTCGAAGACGATCACGCTCACGAGCACCTACGACCACCGCGTCATCCAGGGCGCCGGGTCGGGCGAGTTCCTCAAGCTCGTGCACGAGCGCCTCACCGGCGGCCACGGCTTCTACGAGGAGATCTTCGCCGCCCTGCGCATCCCGTACAAGCCGGTGCGCTGGGCCACCGACATCCACGTCGATGTCTCCGGCGCGGTCGACAAGACCGCCCGCGTGCAGGAGCTCATCAACTCGTTCCGCGTACGCGGACACCTCATGGCAGATGTCGACCCGCTCGAGTACGTGCAGCGCACGCACCCCGACCTCGAGATCGAGAACCACGGGCTCACGTTCTGGGATCTCGACCGCGAGTTCGTCACGGGCGGCATCGGCGGCAAGCGCACCATGAAGCTGCGCGACATCCTCGGCGTGCTGCGCGACTCCTACTGCCGCAAGATCGGCATCGAGTACATGCACATCCAGGATCCCGAGCAGCGCCTGTGGCTGCGCGGGCAGCTCGAGGTGCCGTACGCGAAGCCGAGCCACGACGAGCAGATGCGGATCCTCGAGAAGCTCAACGAGGCCGAGGCCTTCGAGACCTTCCTGCAGACCAAGTACGTGGGTCAGAAGCGCTTCAGCCTCGAGGGCGGCGAATCGGTGATTCCGCTGCTCGACGCCATGCTCATCGATGCCGCCGAAGACGGCGTCGACAGCGTCGACATCGGCATGGCGCACCGGGGCCGTCTGAACATCCTGTCGAACATCGCGGGCAAGACCTACGGTCAGATCTTCCGCGAGTTCGAGGGCGCCCAGTCGCAGAAGGGCGGTTCGGGCGACGTCAAGTACCACCTCGGCACCAACGGCGTGTTCACCGCCCCGAACGGCGCCCAGGTTCCGATCTATCTCGCCGCGAACCCGTCGCACCTCGAGACCGTCGACGGCGTGCTCGAGGGCATCGTCCGCGCGAAGCAGGATCTCAAGCCCATCGGCTCGTTCACGACGCTGCCGATCCTCATTCACGGCGACGCGGCCATGGCCGGTCAGGGCGTCGTCTACGAGACGCTGCAGATGTCGCAGCTGCGCGGCTACCGCACGGGCGGCACGATCCACATCATCATCAATAACCAGGTGGGCTTCACGACCCTCCCCCTCGACTCGCGCTCCGGGGTCTACTCCTCCGAGATCGGCAAGGTCGTGCAGGCTCCGATCTTCCACGTGAACGGCGACGACCCCGAGTCGGTCGTGCGGGTCGCGAAGCTCGCCTACGAGTACCGCCAGCGCTTCCACGTCGATGTGATCATCGATCTCGTCTGCTACCGCCGGCGCGGCCACAACGAGGGCGACGATCCCTCGATGACGCAGCCGCTCATGACCGACCTCATCGAGGCCAAGCGCTCCACCCGCCGCCTGTACACGAGCGCTCTGGTCGGCCGCGGTGACATCACCGAGGAGGAGTACGAGAAGGCGAAGCAGGACTTCCAGGATCGCCTCGAGGTCGCCTTCCAGGAGACCCACGCGGCCCAGACCGGGTCGATCCCGATCGTCGGCTCCGGCGGGATCGCGGAGGTCGGCGAGGTCGGCGGCCCCGGCCCCGCTCCGCTCGAGACCGCCGTGGACCGCGCGGTGGTCGAGCGCGTGGGCGATGCGTTCGCGAACAAGCCCGAGGGCTTCACCGTTCACCAGAAGCTGCAGCAGCTGCTCAACAAGCGCGTCGAGATGAGCCGCGAGGGCGGCATCGACTGGGGCTTCGGCGAGCTGATCGCGCTCGGCTCCCTGCTCATGGAGGGCACCGCCGTGCGCCTCGTGGGCCAGGACGCGCGGCGCGGCACCTTCGCTCAGCGTCACGCCGTGTTCCACGACCGCGCGAACGGGCAGGAGTGGATCCCGCTGCTCAACCTCTCGGACGAGCAGGCCCGCTTCTGGATCTACGACTCGCTGCTGTCGGAGTACGCCGCGCTCGCCTTCGAGTACGGCTACTCGCTGCAGCGCGAGGACGCCCTCGTGCTGTGGGAGGCGCAGTTCGGCGACTTCGCGAACACCGCGCAGGCCGTGATCGACGAGTACATCGCGGCGGCCGAGCAGAAGTGGGGGCAGCGCTCCTCCGTCGTCATGCTGCTTCCGCACGGCTACGAGGGTCAGGGCCCCGACCACTCGTCGGCCCGTATCGAGCGCTACCTGCAGCTCTGCGCCGAGGACAACATGATCGTGGCTCGCCCGTCGACGCCCGCGAACTACTTCCACCTGCTGCGCCGCCAGGCCTACGCCCGCCCGCGCAAGCCGCTCATCGTCTTCACGCCGAAGCAGATGCTGCGTCTCCGCGGGGCGACGTCGGCGGTCGAGGACTTCACGACCGGCACGTTCCAGCCCGTGCTCGACGACCCCAAGATCGAGAACCGCCAGGCGGTGCAGCGCGTGCTGCTCGTCTCGGGCAAGACCTACTACGATCTGCGCAACGCGCTCGAGAAGAACCCCGATCCGCGCGTCGCGCTCGTGCGCATCGAGCAGTACTACCCGGTTCCCAAGGTGCAGCTCGGCCGCGTGCTCACCCAGTACCCCGGCGCCGAACTCGTGTGGGTGCAGGACGAGCCTGAGAATCAGGGCGCGTGGCCGTTCGTCTCCCTCGAGCTGTCGAAGTACCTCGCGAACGACCTCATCCGCGTGGTCTCGCGCCCCGCTTCCGCTGCGCCGTCCACCGGATCGGCGAAGGTGCACGCCGTCGAGCAGGAGGAGCTCATCGCGCGGGCGCTCCGCTTCGACGACGAATCCTGA
- a CDS encoding agmatine deiminase family protein, protein MTTWRMPIEGHEQERLWLAWPTSGYTLGETEAEVEEARTTWAAVANAASEFEPVTVVVNPGDEQIASKYLSAQIDRLTAPLNDAWMRDIGPSFVIGEDGRLGAVNFVFNGWGAQDWAQWDHDQHIGRIVAEAAGAELVNSEMTNEGGGIQVDGTGHVILTKTVQLDPGRNPGWTQDQVEAELARTIGTTSAMWLPRGLTRDHDTFGTRGHSDILAAFASPEVLLMHRQDAEAHPDHVIAKTNRAVAEQYRADTSSGFEILDMPAPETLRDDEGFVDYSYINHVVLNGAVLACAFDDPADDRALATLREVYPGRKVIGIDARPLFARGGGIHCITQQQPKVA, encoded by the coding sequence ATGACTACTTGGCGCATGCCTATCGAAGGACACGAGCAGGAGCGGCTCTGGCTCGCGTGGCCGACCAGCGGCTATACGCTCGGCGAGACGGAGGCGGAGGTCGAGGAGGCGCGCACCACCTGGGCCGCCGTCGCGAACGCCGCGAGCGAGTTCGAGCCCGTGACCGTCGTGGTCAACCCGGGTGACGAGCAGATCGCCTCGAAGTACCTGTCCGCGCAGATCGATCGCCTGACGGCACCGCTCAACGACGCGTGGATGCGCGACATCGGACCGAGCTTCGTGATCGGCGAGGACGGTCGCCTCGGCGCCGTGAACTTCGTGTTCAACGGCTGGGGCGCGCAGGACTGGGCGCAGTGGGATCACGACCAGCACATCGGTCGCATCGTCGCCGAGGCGGCCGGCGCCGAGCTCGTGAACTCGGAGATGACGAACGAGGGCGGCGGCATCCAGGTCGACGGCACCGGTCACGTGATCCTCACCAAGACCGTGCAGCTCGATCCGGGCCGCAACCCCGGGTGGACGCAGGATCAGGTCGAGGCCGAGCTCGCCCGCACCATCGGCACGACGAGCGCCATGTGGCTGCCCCGCGGCCTCACCCGCGACCACGACACCTTCGGCACGCGCGGCCACTCCGACATCCTCGCGGCCTTCGCGTCGCCCGAGGTGCTGCTCATGCACCGTCAGGACGCCGAGGCGCATCCCGATCACGTCATCGCGAAGACGAACCGCGCGGTCGCCGAGCAGTACCGCGCCGACACCTCGTCCGGCTTCGAGATCCTCGATATGCCGGCCCCCGAGACGCTGCGCGACGACGAGGGCTTCGTCGACTACAGCTACATCAATCACGTCGTGCTCAACGGCGCGGTGCTCGCCTGCGCGTTCGACGACCCCGCCGACGACCGGGCCCTCGCCACGCTGCGCGAGGTCTATCCGGGCCGCAAGGTGATCGGGATCGACGCGCGGCCGCTCTTCGCCCGCGGCGGCGGCATCCACTGCATCACGCAGCAGCAGCCCAAGGTCGCGTAA
- a CDS encoding ABC transporter ATP-binding protein, with protein MSTILRILRFTRSLTPYYLAIMAAAAVVTIAGIAVPFITGAATDTVVDAVGSVSGGSGIPDGAIRTVMLLALALLAASLVETVVSNLGGYWGDVMSERMRAILSTRYFEQLLALPQRYYDNELTGTIVARLNRSITEITNFMKTFSNMFVTMLMTTVAVLAISVWHYWPLAVLLLLAYPAYLWLTALTSRKWQRIEREKNEHVDEASGRFAEVVGQIRVVKSFARESSELDRFSGHFGETVRLASEQSRYWHTMDAVRRGVLNLIFFALYAMIFVRTVTGHFTPGEMVMLIQLMAMARQPVQNLSWVVDTAQRAAAGSRSYFEVMDLDPAVVGGEGSRPRELEATAGIGDADSERPAVRFRDVDFGYDEHALVLDGVSFDVRRGERVALVGESGGGKTTLINLLLGLYAVREGGIEVAGAGSDLAALRRNIGVVFQDPSLFSGTIAENIAYGRPEATREEIEAVARRAAVDGFASKLPDGYDTVIGERGMKLSGGQKQRIAVARAMLKDAPILVLDEATSALDTKSERLVQAGLDDLMRDRTSLIIAHRLSTIAEVDRIVTLRDGRVDEIGSPAELAASGGIYAELLALQHSASKADRKRLKSFDVIG; from the coding sequence TTGTCCACGATCCTGCGCATCCTGCGTTTCACGCGTTCTCTCACGCCCTACTACCTCGCCATCATGGCCGCGGCCGCCGTCGTCACGATCGCGGGTATCGCGGTGCCGTTCATCACCGGCGCCGCGACCGACACGGTGGTCGACGCGGTGGGCTCGGTCTCGGGCGGCTCCGGCATCCCCGACGGCGCGATCCGCACGGTGATGCTGCTCGCCCTCGCGCTGCTGGCCGCGAGCCTCGTCGAGACCGTGGTGAGCAATCTCGGCGGGTACTGGGGCGATGTGATGAGCGAGCGCATGCGCGCGATCCTGTCGACCCGCTACTTCGAGCAGTTGCTCGCCCTGCCCCAGCGGTACTACGACAACGAGCTCACGGGCACGATCGTGGCGCGTCTCAATCGCTCGATCACCGAGATCACCAACTTCATGAAGACGTTCTCGAACATGTTCGTGACGATGCTCATGACCACGGTCGCGGTGCTCGCCATCAGCGTCTGGCACTACTGGCCGCTCGCGGTACTCCTCCTGCTCGCCTACCCCGCGTACCTGTGGCTGACGGCGCTGACCAGTCGCAAGTGGCAGCGCATCGAGCGAGAGAAGAACGAGCACGTCGACGAGGCCTCGGGACGCTTCGCCGAGGTGGTGGGGCAGATCCGCGTGGTCAAATCGTTCGCGAGGGAGAGCAGCGAGCTCGATCGCTTCTCGGGGCACTTCGGCGAGACCGTCCGTCTCGCCTCCGAGCAGTCGCGCTACTGGCACACGATGGACGCGGTGCGCCGCGGCGTGCTCAATCTCATCTTCTTCGCCCTCTACGCGATGATCTTCGTGCGCACCGTCACGGGCCACTTCACGCCGGGCGAGATGGTGATGCTGATCCAGCTCATGGCGATGGCCCGCCAGCCGGTGCAGAATCTCAGCTGGGTCGTCGACACGGCGCAGCGGGCGGCGGCGGGATCCCGCTCGTACTTCGAGGTGATGGATCTCGATCCCGCGGTCGTCGGGGGCGAGGGATCGAGGCCGCGAGAGCTCGAGGCGACAGCGGGGATCGGTGACGCCGACTCCGAGCGGCCGGCCGTGCGCTTCCGCGATGTGGACTTCGGCTACGACGAGCACGCACTCGTGCTCGACGGTGTGAGCTTCGACGTGCGCCGCGGTGAGCGCGTCGCCCTCGTCGGCGAATCCGGCGGGGGCAAGACCACCCTGATCAATCTGCTGCTGGGGCTGTACGCGGTGCGCGAGGGCGGCATCGAGGTTGCGGGCGCGGGGTCGGATCTCGCGGCGCTGCGCCGCAACATCGGGGTGGTGTTCCAGGATCCCTCGCTCTTCTCGGGCACCATCGCCGAGAACATCGCCTACGGTCGCCCCGAGGCGACGCGCGAGGAGATCGAGGCGGTCGCTCGCCGCGCCGCGGTCGACGGTTTCGCGTCGAAGCTGCCCGACGGATACGACACCGTGATCGGCGAGCGCGGCATGAAGCTGTCGGGCGGGCAGAAGCAGCGCATCGCTGTGGCGCGCGCGATGCTGAAGGACGCGCCGATCCTCGTGCTCGACGAGGCGACGTCGGCGCTGGACACGAAGTCGGAGCGGCTGGTGCAGGCGGGTCTCGACGACCTGATGCGGGATCGCACGAGCCTCATCATCGCGCACCGGCTCTCGACCATCGCCGAGGTGGATCGCATCGTCACGCTGCGCGATGGGCGCGTCGACGAGATCGGCTCGCCCGCCGAGCTGGCGGCGTCCGGCGGCATCTACGCCGAGCTGCTCGCGCTGCAGCACTCGGCGTCGAAGGCCGACCGCAAGCGGCTCAAGAGCTTCGACGTGATCGGGTAG
- a CDS encoding aldehyde dehydrogenase (NADP(+)) translates to MTNEALSPELESVVAAAAAAAPAFAATAPLDRARAIVAVSDALEAAKDRLVEIAMRETGLTEARLSGEVVRTAVQLRLFADTLVNGGYLDARIDPADPDFALGARPDVRRTHVPLGPVINFSASNFPFAFSVLGGDSASILAAGCPLIVKAHSGHPELSDATAEVAREALAAAGMPEGVFHLIHGREAGVAVLKDPRIKAGAFTGSIGVGRLLADIAASRPAPIPFYGELGSVNPVFVTAAAIAERADEIARGFLTSVSGSAGQLCTKPGFVFVPAGSALPSAIEAVAGEFGAEHRLLDPRIARSFEERRAAILASPGVSTVVPGGIRFDEAGQGWATPTVVSVSLADFRRGKEALVEEAFGPLSILVETPEGTDLAALMPEFYEGNLTGTLHLGEAEATGETANAAELRALVAALSRQVGRVLFNGWSTGVAVTPAQQHGGPWPATSNDSSTSVGTAAITRFLRPVAFQNAPAAFLPEALRDDNPLRVPQTVSPAGESRAWGRGLGA, encoded by the coding sequence ATGACCAACGAAGCCCTCTCCCCCGAACTCGAATCCGTCGTCGCCGCCGCAGCCGCCGCTGCGCCGGCGTTCGCCGCCACGGCCCCGCTCGACCGGGCCCGCGCGATCGTCGCGGTCTCCGACGCGCTCGAGGCTGCGAAGGATCGCCTGGTCGAGATCGCGATGCGCGAGACCGGGCTCACGGAGGCGCGCCTGAGCGGGGAGGTCGTGCGCACGGCCGTGCAGCTGCGTCTCTTCGCCGACACGCTCGTGAACGGCGGATACCTCGACGCACGGATCGACCCGGCCGATCCCGACTTCGCGCTCGGCGCCCGCCCCGACGTGCGCCGCACGCACGTCCCCCTCGGGCCGGTGATCAACTTCTCGGCCTCGAACTTCCCCTTCGCGTTCTCGGTGCTCGGCGGCGACTCCGCCTCGATCCTCGCCGCGGGCTGCCCGCTCATCGTCAAGGCGCACTCCGGCCACCCCGAGCTCTCCGACGCGACGGCCGAGGTCGCGCGCGAAGCCCTCGCCGCAGCCGGCATGCCCGAGGGGGTATTCCACCTCATCCACGGTCGCGAGGCGGGGGTCGCGGTGCTGAAGGATCCGCGGATCAAGGCGGGCGCCTTCACGGGGTCGATCGGGGTGGGCCGCTTGCTCGCCGACATCGCGGCCTCACGCCCCGCCCCCATCCCGTTCTACGGCGAGCTCGGCAGTGTGAATCCGGTATTCGTCACGGCCGCGGCCATCGCCGAGCGCGCGGATGAGATCGCTCGCGGCTTCCTCACGAGCGTCTCGGGGTCGGCGGGCCAGCTCTGCACGAAGCCCGGCTTCGTGTTCGTGCCCGCGGGATCCGCGCTCCCGTCCGCCATCGAGGCCGTCGCGGGCGAGTTCGGGGCCGAGCACCGCCTGCTCGATCCGCGCATCGCGCGCAGCTTCGAGGAGCGACGCGCCGCGATCCTCGCCTCCCCCGGTGTGAGCACCGTCGTCCCCGGCGGCATCCGCTTCGACGAAGCAGGTCAGGGGTGGGCGACGCCCACCGTCGTGTCGGTGTCGCTCGCCGACTTCCGCCGAGGCAAGGAGGCCCTCGTCGAGGAGGCGTTCGGCCCGCTCTCGATCCTGGTCGAGACGCCGGAGGGCACCGACCTCGCCGCGCTCATGCCCGAGTTCTACGAGGGCAACCTCACCGGCACGCTGCACCTCGGCGAGGCCGAGGCGACGGGCGAGACCGCCAATGCCGCCGAGCTGCGCGCGCTCGTCGCGGCGCTGAGCCGCCAGGTCGGTCGTGTGCTCTTCAACGGGTGGTCGACCGGCGTGGCCGTCACGCCCGCGCAGCAGCACGGCGGTCCGTGGCCGGCCACCTCCAACGATTCGAGCACCTCGGTCGGCACCGCGGCGATCACGCGGTTCCTGCGTCCCGTCGCATTCCAGAACGCCCCCGCAGCCTTCCTGCCTGAGGCGCTGCGCGACGACAACCCGCTCCGCGTGCCGCAGACGGTGTCGCCCGCCGGCGAGTCGCGCGCTTGGGGGCGGGGGCTCGGGGCCTGA
- a CDS encoding META domain-containing protein: MKPTLRVLALSATALTGLLALSACAADPAPDATSVVGAWGEPGTRGEPSLIFEEDGSYSGDDGCNSLGGEWSAEGDSVDLGAMRSTLMYCEGVDTWLSQARTAELSGDTLTLLDEQGAEIGTLERAAE, translated from the coding sequence ATGAAACCCACACTGCGCGTGCTCGCGCTCTCGGCCACCGCTCTCACCGGGCTGCTCGCTCTCAGCGCATGCGCGGCCGACCCCGCTCCCGACGCCACCTCGGTCGTCGGCGCGTGGGGCGAGCCGGGCACGCGCGGAGAACCCTCACTGATCTTCGAGGAGGACGGCAGCTACTCGGGCGACGACGGCTGCAACAGTCTCGGCGGCGAGTGGAGCGCAGAAGGCGACTCGGTCGACCTCGGCGCCATGCGTTCGACCCTCATGTACTGCGAGGGCGTCGACACCTGGCTCTCGCAGGCCCGCACCGCCGAGCTGTCGGGCGACACCCTCACGCTGCTCGACGAGCAGGGTGCCGAGATCGGCACCCTCGAGCGCGCCGCGGAGTAG